A segment of the Streptomyces sp. NBC_00376 genome:
GGTCCTGCGGCGTTCCTCGTCGGACATGACCAGTGAGCGTTCCGCGCCGAGCTGGACCTTCTCCAGTGCGTCCGAGAAGTCGGGCTGGGTGACCTCGGACTGGCGGCGCTTGACCGCCAGGAGCGCGGCCTCGTTGGCCAGGTTGGCCAGATCCGCGCCGGTCATGCCGGGTGTCGTGCCGGCCAGCTGGGCCAGGTTCACATCGTCGGCGAGCGGGATCTGCCGGGTGTGGATCTCCAGGATCGCCTCCCGGCCGCTCCGGTCCGGCGGGCTGACCTGGACGATCCGGTCGAAGCGGCCGGGCCGGGTGAGCGCGGGGTCGAGCACGTCGGCGCGGTTGGTGGCGGCGAGCACGACGACGCCCTCCGAACCGGAGAAGCCGTCCATCTCGGTGAGGATCTGGTTGAGCGTCTGCTCGCGCTCGTCGTGGCCGCCCATGCCGGAGCCGCCGCCGCGGGCCCGGCCGATGGTGTCGATCTCGTCGATGAAGACGATGGCGGGGGCGACCTTGCGCGCCTCCGCGAAGAGTTCCCTCACCCGGCTCGCGCCGACGCCGACGATCATCTCGATGAACTCGGAGGCCGACGCCGAGAAGAACGGCACCCCGGCCTCACCGGCGACGGCACGGGCCAGCAGGGTCTTGCCGGTGCCGGGAGGTCCCGCGAGGAGTACCCCGCCGGGCATCCGGGCGCCCATCTTCCGGTACGCCTGCGGGTTCTTCAGGAAGTCGACGACGTCGTTGAGTTCGCCCTCGACCTCGTCGATCCCGGCCACGTCCTTGAAGGTGGTGCGCTTGCCGTCCTCCAGCTCGACGGGCTTGGGCGGGGTCTTGCGCCCGAAGCCGCCCATGCCGCCGCCCATGCCCCTGGACATCCGCCGCGCGATGAACACCCAGAGCAGGACGAGCAGCAGCATCGGTGCGAGCGAGATCAGCAGGTTGGCGAGGAAGCTGCGCTGCTGGACGACCGGCTCGGCGGTGACCGTGACGTCGTCCTTGACCAGTTCGGCCCAGAGGTTGTCGTCCGCGAAGGCCGGCCGCTGGGTTTCGAACTTCGTGTACTTCTTGTCGCTCCCCGGGACCTTCGCCTCCTTCTTGAGCTGCCCCTGGATGGAGTCGCCCTTGGAGTAGATCTTGGAGACGTTGCCCGAGGTGACCTGCTTGCTGAACTCCGTGTACGCGATCGTCCGCTGCTCCTCCCCGTTGAAGAAGGACAGCACCAGATTGGCGATCAGATAGACGGCGAGCGCGGTCAGCAGCAGTCCGCCCCAGCCTCCCGGCATCTTCCGGCCGGGCGGCGGGGGCGGTGGGGCGCCCTCGGAGCGCCACGGCTGATCGGTCCGGTCACGGGGAGGTACGGGGTTGGTCACGCGTGCTCCTCTGCCGACTGCCGTTGAGGCGACAGTAAGGGAGGAACGCGGACAAGGCCCTCCCAGAGCCTGTCCGATGGGCCCTTGGAGGGACGGCGTACGACAGCCGTGGCG
Coding sequences within it:
- the ftsH gene encoding ATP-dependent zinc metalloprotease FtsH — encoded protein: MTNPVPPRDRTDQPWRSEGAPPPPPPGRKMPGGWGGLLLTALAVYLIANLVLSFFNGEEQRTIAYTEFSKQVTSGNVSKIYSKGDSIQGQLKKEAKVPGSDKKYTKFETQRPAFADDNLWAELVKDDVTVTAEPVVQQRSFLANLLISLAPMLLLVLLWVFIARRMSRGMGGGMGGFGRKTPPKPVELEDGKRTTFKDVAGIDEVEGELNDVVDFLKNPQAYRKMGARMPGGVLLAGPPGTGKTLLARAVAGEAGVPFFSASASEFIEMIVGVGASRVRELFAEARKVAPAIVFIDEIDTIGRARGGGSGMGGHDEREQTLNQILTEMDGFSGSEGVVVLAATNRADVLDPALTRPGRFDRIVQVSPPDRSGREAILEIHTRQIPLADDVNLAQLAGTTPGMTGADLANLANEAALLAVKRRQSEVTQPDFSDALEKVQLGAERSLVMSDEERRRTAYHESGHALLGMVQPGADPVRKVTIVPRGRALGVTLSTPDADKYAYTEEYLRGRIVGALGGMAAEQVVFGVITTGAESDLEQVTNLARGMVGRWGMSHKVGRLTAIPSDAQQAYGLSAAPATLDAVDGEMRRIVDECYEVACRLLRENRDRLDSLSAALLANETLDEAEAYRAAGITRLAK